Proteins encoded within one genomic window of Camelina sativa cultivar DH55 chromosome 19, Cs, whole genome shotgun sequence:
- the LOC104765765 gene encoding protein DMR6-LIKE OXYGENASE 1-like: protein MGDLGEAFIQAPEHRPNTHLINSGDLISPDEIPTIDLSSLIDPDHDKTAIAKEIADACKRWGFFQVVNHGLPADLRRRVDETMAEFFNLTTEEKRKVKRDEVNPMGYHDEEHTKNVRDWKEIFDFFLQDSTIAPATTEPEDTDLRKLTNQWPQNPSQFREICQEYAREVEKLAFRLLELISISLGLPGDRLAGFFNDQTSFVRFNHYPPCPNPDLALGVGRHKDAGAITVLAQDSVGGLQVSRRSDGQWFPVTPNPDALIINIGNCIQVWTNDKYWSAEHRVVVNSSKERFSIPFFFFPSHEVNIEPLEELISEDNPPCYKMYNWGKFFVSRNRSDYKKLEVENIQIDHFKA, encoded by the exons atGGGAGATCTCGGAGAAGCTTTTATCCAAGCTCCAGAACACAGACCCAACACACACCTCATTAACTCCGGTGATCTCATTTCCCCCGACGAGATCCCGACCATCGACCTCTCTTCTCTCATAGATCCAGATCATGACAAGACGGCCATCGCCAAGGAGATTGCAGATGCATGCAAGAGATGGGGATTTTTCCAGGTGGTAAACCACGGCTTGCCTGCGGATTTAAGGCGTCGTGTAGATGAGACAATGGCTGAGTTTTTCAACCTAACGACGGAGGAGAAGAGGAAAGTGAAAAGAGACGAAGTGAATCCTATGGGTTACCACGACGAGGAACACACCAAGAACGTTAGAGACTGGAAAgagatttttgatttctttttgcaGGATTCGACGATCGCTCCGGCGACAACCGAGCCGGAAGATACCGATCTCAGAAAGCTCACCAACCAGTGGCCTCAAAACCCTTCTCAATTCAG AGAGATATGCCAAGAATATGCAAGAGAAGTTGAGAAGTTAGCTTTTAGGCTCTTGGAACTTATCTCCATTAGTTTGGGTCTACCTGGTGATCGCTTAGCCGGCTTCTTCAATGACCAAACTAGTTTTGTGCGGTTTAACCATTACCCTCCTTGCCCGAACCCCGACCTAGCATTAGGTGTTGGACGCCACAAAGACGCAGGAGCAATAACCGTCCTCGCCCAAGATAGTGTAGGTGGGTTACAAGTGAGTCGTAGATCCGATGGACAATGGTTCCCCGTGACACCGAACCCGGACGCTTTGATCATTAACATTGGCAATTGTATTCAG GTTTGGACAAATGATAAGTATTGGAGTGCAGAGCATAGAGTGGTGGTGAACTCAAGCAAAGAGAGgttctcaatacccttcttctttttcccgtCACATGAAGTCAACATTGAACCATTGGAAGAGCTTATAAGTGAAGACAACCCGCCTTGTTACAAAATGTACAATTGGGGAAAGTTCTTTGTTTCAAGAAACAGAAGTGATTACAAGAAGCTCGAGGTTGAGAACATCCAGATTGATCACTTCAAGGCTTAG
- the LOC104767628 gene encoding protein DMR6-LIKE OXYGENASE 1-like, whose translation FIVCGREICQEYAREVEKLAFRLLELISISLGLPGDRLAGFFNDQTSFVRFNHYPPCPNPDLALGVGRHKDAGAITVLAQDSVGGLQVSRRSDGQWIPVTPNPDALIINIGNCIQVWTNDKYWSAEHRVVVNSSKERFSIPFFFFPSHEVNIEPLEELISEENPPCYKKYNWGKFFVSRNRSDYKKLEVENIQIDHFKA comes from the exons TTTATCGTGTGTGGTAGAGAGATATGCCAAGAATATGCAAGAGAAGTTGAGAAGTTAGCTTTTAGGCTCTTGGAACTTATCTCCATTAGTTTGGGTCTACCTGGTGATCGCTTAGCCGGCTTCTTTAATGACCAAACTAGTTTTGTGCGGTTTAACCATTACCCTCCTTGCCCGAACCCCGACCTAGCATTAGGTGTTGGACGTCACAAAGACGCAGGAGCAATAACCGTCCTCGCCCAAGATAGTGTAGGTGGGTTACAAGTGAGTCGTAGATCCGATGGACAATGGATCCCTGTGACACCGAACCCGGATGCTTTGATCATTAACATTGGAAATTGTATTCAG GTTTGGACAAATGATAAGTATTGGAGTGCAGAGCATAGAGTGGTGGTGAACTCAAGCAAAGAGAGgttctcaatacccttcttctttttcccgtCACATGAAGTCAACATCGAACCACTGGAAGAGCTTATAAGTGAAGAGAACCCGCCTTGTTACAAAAAGTACAATTGGGGAAAGTTCTTTGTTTCGAGAAACAGAAGTGATTACAAGAAGCTCGAGGTTGAGAACATCCAGATTGATCACTTTAAGGCTTAG